Within the Marixanthomonas sp. SCSIO 43207 genome, the region TTCAACCTCTGGCGAAAACCGTGTATGTTGTTTTAAACTAGAACCATAGACAAACAAAACCATGGAATCGTTAATTAAATTTGTTCAAGACGAATTTGTAACTAAAAAAGAATTTCCAAAATTCAGTGCTGGAGATACTATCACTGTTTATTATGAAATTCGTGAAGGTGATAAAACAAGAACTCAGTTCTTTAGAGGAGTTGTTATCCAAATTAAAGGAAGCGGTGCTACTCAAACATTCACCATTAGAAAAATGTCTGGTACAGTAGGTGTAGAGCGTATCTTCCCTATGAACTTGCCGGCACTTCAAAAAATTGAGATCAATAAAATAGGTAGCGTACGTAGAAAACGTATTTACTACTTTAGAGGTCTTACCGGTAAAAAAGCTAGAATTAGAGAAAAACGTAGCTAATTTGGCTTTTTACAAAAGAACACAAAAGCGATCTGATACAGGTCGCTTTTTTTATGAACAAATGTTAATAACCCAAGTTTATAACGTGTTTATATTAAACCAATTAGATAGCTTGTTTTTTAAAAAAACCAACTTATATTAGCAGTATCAAAATGATGTAACAATCATGGCGAAAA harbors:
- the rplS gene encoding 50S ribosomal protein L19, whose product is MESLIKFVQDEFVTKKEFPKFSAGDTITVYYEIREGDKTRTQFFRGVVIQIKGSGATQTFTIRKMSGTVGVERIFPMNLPALQKIEINKIGSVRRKRIYYFRGLTGKKARIREKRS